In one window of Clostridia bacterium DNA:
- a CDS encoding DUF2075 domain-containing protein, which translates to MRPVNLQSVYQAYRHLSFEQFQLYMHVFGARADRQLEMEDLCVFIELLYENIKSLPQVERLMDGFYLGYSIPQISKEFDLLRFGHNFLLNIELKHMGTEEKIARQLATNSYYLKAVSSEVYLFTFVAETKKIYSLDKNDNLVETDLQELIARLQQQSLTRELDLDTLFAPKQYLVSPLNSTEKFINENYFLTNAQRQIKQEVMTALLAGRVKTVLIKGTFGTGKTLLTYDIAHEHMKHGQEVIIVHNGTLSEGHLTLRDEYGWRVYAIKDFYDNYSSLVKDRVDLIVFDEAQRTYTHQLTEILDFLRAQPVKCIFSFDPEQFFSASENRGRLIDLLQAKEIPYKEYQLSKKIRTNKELSAFILNLFDRRKINRNPDLRYNNVHIQYFTDADNVRVCLKKLEQEGWQVLVNTPSGYDAVFFEPYEAEFKLNAQKVIGQEFDKVAVVINEYFYYNEEGKLAARPPQAAPDYMLDRILYQNVTRAREALHIVICRNPMLLEACSKIINKQYGPRVFVRRSKQKPVRIRVTKKGESTKAAPQN; encoded by the coding sequence GTGCGACCAGTCAACTTGCAATCGGTTTATCAAGCATACCGGCATTTGTCCTTTGAGCAGTTCCAGTTATACATGCATGTCTTCGGTGCCAGGGCGGACCGGCAGTTGGAGATGGAAGATTTATGCGTTTTTATAGAGCTTCTTTATGAGAATATAAAATCCTTGCCGCAGGTGGAGAGACTGATGGACGGCTTTTACCTGGGCTACAGTATCCCCCAGATTTCCAAGGAGTTTGATCTCCTGCGGTTCGGCCACAATTTCTTGTTAAACATCGAACTTAAACACATGGGTACGGAGGAGAAGATTGCCAGGCAGCTGGCCACCAACAGCTATTATTTGAAGGCAGTCAGCAGCGAAGTCTACCTGTTCACTTTCGTGGCGGAAACGAAGAAGATATACAGCCTAGACAAGAACGATAACCTGGTGGAAACTGACCTGCAGGAGTTGATTGCCCGGCTGCAGCAGCAAAGTCTCACCAGGGAACTGGATTTGGACACCCTGTTTGCCCCGAAACAATACCTGGTGTCACCCTTAAATTCCACGGAAAAGTTTATTAATGAAAACTACTTCTTGACCAATGCCCAGCGGCAAATCAAGCAGGAGGTCATGACGGCGCTGCTGGCGGGCCGGGTCAAGACCGTTTTGATAAAAGGCACCTTCGGGACCGGCAAGACTTTGCTCACCTATGACATCGCCCATGAACACATGAAACACGGGCAAGAAGTGATCATCGTCCATAACGGCACTTTGTCCGAGGGGCACCTGACGCTGAGGGATGAATACGGCTGGCGGGTGTATGCCATTAAGGATTTTTACGACAACTATTCCTCTCTCGTGAAAGACAGGGTCGATCTCATTGTGTTTGATGAAGCCCAGCGAACCTATACCCACCAGTTGACGGAAATCCTGGACTTTTTGCGGGCCCAGCCGGTGAAATGTATTTTTTCTTTTGATCCGGAACAATTCTTTTCCGCCAGCGAGAACCGGGGCCGGTTGATTGATTTGCTGCAGGCCAAGGAGATACCGTACAAAGAGTATCAATTAAGCAAGAAAATCCGGACTAACAAGGAATTGAGCGCCTTTATTCTAAACCTTTTTGACCGGCGGAAAATAAACCGGAATCCGGACCTACGGTATAACAATGTCCATATCCAGTATTTCACCGATGCGGACAACGTGCGGGTTTGTTTGAAGAAGCTGGAGCAGGAAGGGTGGCAGGTGCTCGTCAACACCCCTTCCGGTTACGATGCCGTTTTCTTCGAACCCTATGAAGCCGAATTCAAGCTAAACGCCCAGAAAGTGATCGGGCAAGAGTTCGATAAAGTGGCCGTGGTGATCAATGAATACTTTTATTACAACGAGGAGGGCAAACTGGCGGCCCGGCCTCCTCAAGCCGCGCCGGATTACATGCTGGACAGGATCCTGTACCAAAACGTGACCAGGGCACGGGAAGCGCTGCATATAGTGATTTGCCGCAATCCCATGCTGCTGGAAGCCTGCTCGAAGATTATCAACAAGCAGTATGGACCGAGGGTCTTTGTCCGGCGAAGTAAACAGAAGCCGGTTCGCATACGGGTAACCAAAAAAGGCGAAAGCACCAAAGCTGCCCCGCAGAATTAG